In the Lascolabacillus massiliensis genome, one interval contains:
- a CDS encoding COG1470 family protein, translated as MRGNRMMPLIVAFILTQLCTLSIVQAQTANNDQIIMEVGESYINEHIISHIIKIKNRSELEFKGTLKFDSESEINTLSKNDREVNLLPGDSSFFAFRLVISKNLSAGIKPLRYTLYNEEDNSVLVKEMNYKVEVRENINLITDDTPLMVINPEDSVRINVTVNNMGNLTEEVTLVFNIPEIRGIPQFTELKLRVEPMSRKTQTFSFIVSSNLLIKPQFPVYISAMKGRDKKLFGSRNLIVQNVSSNKSFGDINAIQDIMLSRGASDNSLSLSYSQYNRYSSMLQLQGGKMFNLPAGYIHLKGNLYKYGSSDVPVSTGTSLTYKLNDNEFIVGNVSEYMELPMYGRGAKMKFSDGNDGVSFTVGAIDQNYNLFSDRTWFSDYYSFYAKAELGANSHSNGVQLSYLYQSNIYESANFHVSSLKWRSDIGEKWNIDMSAHGAMGLYEITETPKFTGAAEIKYRGAISDLVTLNGSAYYSDPYFPGSRKGTVNFNQGFGLKIINDINLSGNIGYNKTEPKSYANNYNYSSEYSNANIFLSLPSLKKLSGSLYYRLQGESSTSYSQSIDNDDSLRPLGMSSNRLGLQLRWQGSKTKHSILGTFEAGVFKDPLSENIRNQAKSTLNYSYDWLNMNISYQRGAYYLYEHLLSSRQNKDFYRFSSSISANKEISKKLIFSSGINFTRDNYQGNVPSVNMSVNWMAKDNFAIFMNSYWYRYEFVSKVNTYNIQAGVTYTFRSFQQNSGKKSRLIAQVYYDRNANNKYDDGDEPANDYLISLNKKVFITDKLGRIRYSNVPFGEVNLKSYSDKSWTFEEKNIEINKFKTKVNIPLKQSGTLQGSVKYLKGEFSMSTSQKLEGLRFTISNSDNSINRTVVSDSNGNILTFLPNGVYTIQLSKNSLPEHTDSVNPQQIFQIEAGKVTKLDDFEIIVKERKINIKRF; from the coding sequence ATGAGAGGCAACAGAATGATGCCTTTAATAGTAGCGTTTATATTGACCCAGCTTTGTACCCTGAGTATAGTACAAGCACAGACTGCCAATAATGATCAAATTATTATGGAAGTGGGTGAATCATATATAAATGAACATATAATTAGTCATATTATTAAAATAAAAAACAGATCAGAACTTGAATTTAAAGGTACTCTCAAATTTGATTCAGAATCAGAAATAAATACTCTTTCAAAAAATGATCGTGAGGTTAACTTATTACCAGGTGATAGTAGCTTTTTTGCGTTCAGATTAGTTATTAGCAAGAATTTAAGTGCAGGGATAAAACCTCTTAGATATACTCTATATAATGAGGAGGATAATTCAGTTTTAGTTAAGGAGATGAATTATAAGGTTGAAGTTCGTGAGAATATAAACCTAATAACAGATGATACACCATTAATGGTTATAAATCCTGAAGACTCAGTGAGAATTAATGTGACAGTTAACAACATGGGTAATTTAACTGAAGAGGTGACTTTGGTATTTAACATACCTGAAATACGCGGAATACCCCAGTTTACAGAGTTGAAGTTAAGAGTAGAACCAATGAGTAGAAAGACACAAACATTCAGTTTTATTGTAAGCAGCAACCTCCTTATTAAACCTCAGTTCCCAGTTTACATTTCTGCGATGAAAGGGAGAGATAAGAAACTCTTTGGCAGCAGAAATTTAATTGTACAGAATGTAAGTTCTAATAAGAGTTTTGGAGATATTAATGCTATTCAGGATATAATGCTCTCAAGAGGGGCTTCTGATAATTCTTTATCTTTGAGTTACAGTCAATATAATAGATATTCAAGTATGCTTCAATTGCAGGGTGGAAAAATGTTTAACCTTCCAGCAGGCTATATTCACTTGAAAGGTAATCTATATAAATATGGCTCATCGGATGTTCCTGTTTCAACCGGTACTTCCCTCACTTATAAATTAAATGATAATGAATTTATTGTTGGCAATGTGAGCGAATATATGGAACTACCAATGTATGGAAGAGGTGCTAAGATGAAGTTTTCTGATGGTAACGATGGTGTGTCATTTACAGTAGGGGCAATTGATCAGAACTATAATCTTTTTAGCGATCGCACCTGGTTCAGTGATTATTATTCTTTCTATGCTAAGGCTGAGCTGGGTGCAAATAGCCATAGCAATGGTGTACAGTTATCCTACCTATATCAGAGTAACATATATGAGAGTGCCAACTTTCACGTAAGCAGTCTGAAGTGGAGATCAGATATTGGGGAGAAATGGAACATTGATATGTCGGCACATGGCGCAATGGGTTTATATGAAATAACTGAAACCCCTAAGTTTACAGGTGCTGCAGAAATTAAATACAGAGGAGCTATTTCTGACTTAGTGACATTAAATGGATCGGCATATTATAGTGACCCATATTTTCCGGGTAGCAGAAAGGGAACGGTTAACTTTAACCAGGGTTTTGGTCTAAAAATTATAAATGATATAAACCTCAGCGGAAACATTGGTTATAATAAAACAGAGCCCAAATCATATGCTAATAACTACAATTATAGCTCAGAATATAGTAATGCAAATATCTTTTTGTCTTTGCCCAGTTTGAAAAAGCTATCCGGTTCTTTATACTATAGATTACAGGGTGAGAGCTCTACGAGTTACTCACAAAGTATTGATAATGATGATTCTTTGCGACCCTTAGGTATGAGTTCAAACAGACTGGGTTTGCAATTGAGATGGCAAGGTTCAAAAACAAAACACTCCATTCTCGGTACATTTGAAGCTGGAGTATTTAAAGATCCTTTGAGTGAAAACATCAGAAATCAGGCAAAATCAACTTTAAATTACTCTTATGACTGGTTGAATATGAATATTTCATATCAGAGAGGAGCATACTATTTATATGAGCATCTCCTGTCATCTCGCCAGAATAAAGACTTTTACAGGTTCTCATCCTCAATTTCGGCAAATAAGGAAATATCAAAGAAATTAATATTCTCGTCCGGCATAAATTTTACACGTGATAATTACCAGGGGAATGTTCCATCTGTAAATATGAGTGTAAACTGGATGGCAAAGGATAATTTTGCCATTTTTATGAATAGTTACTGGTATAGGTATGAGTTTGTTAGCAAGGTGAATACATATAATATACAGGCAGGTGTGACCTATACATTCAGGAGCTTCCAACAAAATTCAGGTAAAAAAAGCAGATTGATTGCGCAGGTATACTATGATCGTAATGCAAATAATAAATATGATGATGGAGATGAACCTGCAAATGATTATTTAATAAGCCTGAACAAGAAAGTTTTTATCACTGATAAACTTGGACGTATTCGTTATTCAAATGTGCCATTTGGTGAGGTTAATTTAAAATCATATAGTGATAAAAGCTGGACTTTTGAAGAGAAAAATATAGAAATAAATAAATTCAAAACGAAAGTCAATATTCCATTAAAACAGAGTGGAACATTGCAGGGTTCGGTGAAATATCTGAAAGGGGAGTTTAGTATGAGCACTTCTCAAAAACTTGAAGGTTTGAGGTTTACTATCTCCAACAGTGACAATAGTATCAATCGTACAGTTGTCTCTGATAGTAACGGTAATATTCTTACATTCCTGCCAAATGGTGTTTATACTATTCAACTTAGTAAAAATAGTCTTCCAGAACATACAGATTCTGTTAATCCTCAGCAGATATTCCAAATTGAGGCAGGAAAGGTAACTAAGCTTGATGATTTTGAGATCATAGTGAAGGAGCGTAAAATAAATATTAAGCGTTTCTAA
- a CDS encoding TonB-dependent receptor, whose amino-acid sequence MNGENLSKVLESISMQTGYSLAYSKEVVNLDDAVTIRANQEELTNVLDQLLTPRNLGYEISEGKIYILYRKAEEVTKTSVKTLQNQPQRQQIRGVVTDNSGEPIIGANILVTGTSIGTVTDIEGRYSLEVSRGSQLRFSYIGYVDQVFTINNQTILDVVLREDTELLEEVVVVGYGSQKKETLSGSISSITANDITTTKTENLINNIQGKVPGLLIRQMSGEPGTFNNSISIRGYGEPMIVIDGIVRNGTSDLAQINSNDIESISVLKDASAAIYGLGAANGVIIVTTKKGQSGKSSVSYSGLFGVKVPTAIEPTVDAVTYYKLANEINKNDKQPITYSDDFIQKYINHEPGYTDFNWYDLFMKDYTVSNSHNVSVRGGTDKIRYFTSLGYDDDEGLLASNIQYYKRFNLRGTITANLTDDLEMNFSTSARIDDTRRTREDFIWNYKTLLVNERGKGWHTIDNEQHYTDLAPESKNIAALTDPDVDGYNLFKNRRYQTTVDLVYKFPTIKGLTAGITGAYDYSTWYAQSLQKSYGLYDYYTDEFSKTFGTDNIRNQMQMQQRVYGRAQLNYTNSFGNHNLNGTFVTEFNKSRGDYLSGGRDYKELFTKDILDQGSASSATNSGNRNLQAEAAYLARVNYDYSGKYLVELIGRYDGTYRYAPGKRWAFFPSVSIGWRISEESFIKDNFAAISNLKIRASYGETGTNTGSAFQYIPGFSNSGVYSFNGSSVTTGMSSNMLVSDKLTWMTSLTKNIGLDIDLWQGKLSGNIDVFERRNTGILASRQQTIPTDLLGASFSQENLNSNRNFGIELGLSHRNKVNKDFSYTVGLNYTYARLQNLHVEGSSNYNTSMSIWQNSNENRYVGRHTGTFYTLAGGSYTSLADYENAPLHNTSIGNSMMLPGSWIIEDLNGDGVIDGNDRSYNHWNVGLNPPLQFGLTYSMTYKDFDMNMLIQGASGHSIQYKMDDIWGYGRYPSTYEKYLDRWHTVQPDADPFNPQTEWASGYWPALRSYNTYNSYTRDAVNTARQIIPGTYARLKSLEIGYTFEKDVLGKLGINSCRVFITGYNLFTVCNPLLKGADPEKIEGDWNAGLTYPLMRTYNFGINLNF is encoded by the coding sequence ATGAATGGCGAAAATCTAAGTAAAGTGCTCGAAAGTATTTCGATGCAGACAGGTTATTCATTGGCTTATAGTAAAGAAGTGGTTAATTTAGATGATGCAGTAACTATCCGAGCCAATCAGGAAGAATTGACTAATGTACTAGACCAGTTGTTAACACCTAGGAACTTGGGATATGAGATCTCAGAAGGAAAAATCTATATCTTATACCGAAAAGCAGAAGAAGTAACTAAAACTTCAGTTAAAACGCTGCAAAATCAACCTCAACGTCAACAGATAAGAGGAGTAGTAACAGATAATAGCGGTGAACCTATTATTGGAGCAAATATTTTAGTGACAGGTACATCTATAGGAACTGTAACGGACATTGAGGGAAGATATTCATTAGAGGTTTCAAGAGGTTCACAATTAAGATTTTCATACATAGGGTATGTAGATCAGGTTTTTACTATTAATAACCAAACTATTTTAGATGTTGTACTAAGGGAAGACACAGAATTACTTGAAGAGGTAGTTGTAGTAGGATATGGATCTCAGAAAAAAGAAACTTTGTCAGGATCGATTTCTTCTATCACAGCAAATGATATCACTACTACTAAAACAGAAAACCTTATTAATAATATTCAGGGTAAGGTTCCCGGTTTGCTGATTCGTCAGATGTCAGGTGAGCCTGGTACATTCAATAACTCAATAAGTATTCGTGGTTATGGTGAACCAATGATTGTTATTGATGGTATTGTTAGAAATGGAACATCAGATTTGGCGCAGATAAATAGTAATGATATTGAAAGTATATCAGTATTGAAAGATGCTTCTGCAGCTATTTATGGACTTGGAGCAGCAAATGGGGTAATAATAGTTACTACAAAAAAAGGTCAGTCCGGGAAATCAAGTGTTTCTTATTCAGGTTTATTTGGAGTAAAAGTTCCTACTGCAATTGAACCAACTGTAGATGCTGTTACATATTATAAACTTGCAAATGAAATAAATAAAAACGATAAACAACCGATTACATATTCAGATGATTTTATACAAAAGTATATCAATCATGAGCCAGGATATACTGACTTTAACTGGTATGATCTGTTTATGAAAGATTATACAGTATCAAACTCACATAATGTATCAGTAAGAGGTGGTACTGATAAAATAAGATACTTTACCAGTTTAGGTTACGATGATGACGAAGGTCTACTTGCAAGTAATATTCAGTATTACAAAAGATTTAATCTTAGAGGAACAATTACAGCAAACTTAACAGACGATCTGGAGATGAACTTTTCAACTTCTGCGAGAATTGATGATACGAGAAGAACAAGAGAAGACTTTATATGGAACTATAAAACATTACTTGTAAATGAAAGAGGTAAAGGCTGGCATACAATTGATAACGAACAACACTATACAGACCTTGCACCAGAAAGTAAAAACATTGCAGCTTTGACCGACCCTGATGTTGATGGTTATAATTTATTTAAAAACCGCAGATATCAGACAACTGTTGACCTTGTTTATAAATTCCCAACTATAAAAGGACTTACGGCAGGTATAACAGGTGCATATGACTATAGTACATGGTATGCACAGTCACTTCAGAAATCTTATGGATTATATGATTATTATACTGATGAGTTTTCTAAAACATTTGGTACTGATAACATAAGAAATCAGATGCAGATGCAACAGAGAGTATATGGAAGAGCTCAATTAAACTATACTAACTCATTTGGAAACCATAACTTGAATGGTACATTTGTAACGGAGTTTAATAAATCAAGAGGAGACTACTTATCAGGAGGAAGAGACTATAAAGAGCTGTTTACTAAAGATATTCTTGATCAGGGTTCTGCTTCGTCAGCAACCAATAGCGGTAATAGAAACCTTCAGGCAGAAGCTGCTTATCTGGCAAGAGTAAATTATGACTACTCAGGCAAGTATTTAGTTGAATTAATAGGTAGATATGATGGTACATACCGTTATGCACCTGGCAAACGTTGGGCATTTTTCCCTTCAGTCAGTATAGGTTGGAGAATCTCAGAGGAGTCCTTTATAAAAGATAATTTTGCAGCTATCAGTAACCTTAAAATTAGAGCCTCTTATGGTGAAACTGGAACAAACACTGGCTCCGCATTTCAATATATACCAGGTTTTTCGAACAGCGGTGTGTATTCATTTAACGGATCAAGCGTGACAACTGGTATGAGTTCTAATATGTTAGTTTCTGATAAACTTACATGGATGACTTCACTTACAAAGAATATCGGTCTTGATATAGATTTATGGCAAGGTAAGCTATCAGGAAACATAGATGTATTTGAAAGAAGAAATACAGGTATTCTGGCTAGTCGTCAGCAAACTATTCCTACCGACTTATTGGGTGCTTCATTTTCTCAGGAAAACTTAAATTCTAACAGGAATTTTGGTATTGAACTAGGGTTATCACACAGGAATAAAGTAAATAAAGATTTCTCATATACCGTGGGACTTAACTACACATACGCCCGTTTGCAAAACTTACATGTTGAAGGAAGTTCAAACTACAACACTTCAATGAGTATTTGGCAGAATAGCAATGAAAATCGATATGTAGGAAGACATACAGGGACATTCTACACTTTAGCAGGAGGTTCATATACTTCTCTAGCTGATTATGAAAATGCGCCACTACATAATACATCTATCGGTAACAGTATGATGCTTCCAGGATCTTGGATAATTGAAGATTTAAACGGTGACGGAGTAATTGATGGTAATGACCGCAGTTATAATCATTGGAATGTAGGTTTAAATCCACCACTACAATTTGGTTTAACATATTCAATGACATATAAGGATTTTGATATGAATATGTTGATTCAGGGGGCATCAGGGCACTCAATTCAATATAAAATGGATGATATATGGGGTTATGGTCGCTATCCTTCAACTTATGAAAAATATCTTGACCGCTGGCATACTGTTCAACCAGATGCTGATCCATTTAATCCTCAAACTGAGTGGGCATCAGGGTATTGGCCAGCTCTGAGAAGTTATAATACTTATAATAGCTATACGAGAGATGCTGTTAATACGGCTCGTCAGATAATACCTGGTACTTATGCACGTTTGAAAAGTTTAGAGATCGGATATACATTTGAAAAAGATGTATTAGGCAAACTTGGAATTAATAGTTGTCGTGTTTTCATTACAGGCTATAATCTTTTCACAGTATGTAACCCTTTGTTAAAAGGCGCCGACCCTGAAAAGATTGAAGGAGACTGGAATGCAGGGTTAACTTATCCTTTGATGAGAACATATAATTTTGGGATTAATTTAAACTTTTAA
- a CDS encoding RagB/SusD family nutrient uptake outer membrane protein, with amino-acid sequence MKKLLNILMIFSIISTLMSCDSMFDDIEPLDKVSGEDLLANPAGLNTLLANIYYNIPIEDFNYRFNVGFNRRGWGGGMADVSAVELFTDNAGRSSGTGIGANIGANYWPYSELRSINQLMENLEVVKENGTISEDQYNKLKSEAHFARAYMYFGLVKRKGGVPIITETLDKYYDGGESLGLYVPRSTEVETWDFVLEECDKAAQYLPEELNPQDGVYRASKYAALALKSRVALHAASLAKYWNRAPLSSTSEAVSKNLVGLDSSLAEKYYKACIDASEAIINSGKYALYMPNPSSPEEAATNYYQLFQTTSTPEFIFGKAFAGETQGSSHNFDNFYSPHQAATGFHKDTRYSIMLDLVDVYEDLNSNGESAPVKTRTDGLENQYIADPTNFNVNLPFIKYEDPIEIFKNKDPRFHASILYNGSKFRDTEILIQAGLIDQNGGIHVYTNDNFPGKDGKSYWSLGTESGAQATGFFGMDNSDNTNYTTTGFTIRKFLTDGPAPLSRENGSSTVPWIDFRLAEIYLNYAEAVVESGQGNAAKAEQYLNDIRHRAGLPNNVALTLENVKKERRVELAFENHRMWDLVRWREFHTIFPNSNKRHALLPILDLREEQPKYIFVRANWIHDERGGGQTFNPSSYYQSIPNTNINKLVPNNF; translated from the coding sequence ATGAAAAAATTACTTAACATATTAATGATATTTTCAATAATATCAACACTCATGTCTTGTGATAGTATGTTCGATGATATCGAACCATTAGATAAAGTTTCGGGAGAAGACCTTCTTGCTAACCCTGCAGGATTGAATACACTACTTGCAAATATTTATTATAATATTCCAATAGAAGACTTTAATTATAGATTTAATGTAGGATTCAATCGCCGCGGTTGGGGCGGTGGTATGGCTGATGTTTCAGCAGTAGAGCTATTTACAGACAATGCAGGCAGATCTAGCGGTACAGGTATTGGTGCAAATATTGGTGCAAATTACTGGCCATATAGTGAACTTAGATCTATAAATCAGTTAATGGAGAATTTAGAGGTGGTAAAAGAAAATGGAACTATCTCTGAGGATCAGTACAATAAACTAAAAAGTGAAGCTCACTTTGCAAGAGCTTATATGTATTTTGGACTTGTTAAACGTAAAGGGGGCGTTCCTATCATAACAGAAACACTTGATAAATATTACGATGGTGGTGAAAGTCTTGGACTTTATGTTCCGCGCAGCACAGAAGTAGAGACTTGGGATTTTGTATTGGAAGAATGTGATAAAGCAGCTCAATATTTACCTGAAGAACTCAATCCTCAGGATGGCGTTTACAGAGCATCCAAATATGCTGCATTGGCCTTGAAATCAAGAGTAGCACTTCACGCAGCATCATTGGCTAAATATTGGAATAGAGCTCCTCTGTCATCTACTTCGGAAGCAGTATCCAAAAACTTGGTTGGACTGGACAGCTCATTGGCAGAAAAATACTATAAAGCATGTATTGATGCAAGTGAAGCTATAATAAACAGTGGAAAGTACGCTTTATATATGCCAAATCCATCTTCTCCTGAAGAAGCAGCCACCAACTATTATCAGTTGTTCCAGACTACTTCAACTCCTGAATTTATCTTTGGTAAAGCATTTGCTGGTGAAACACAAGGTTCAAGCCATAATTTTGACAACTTCTATTCTCCTCACCAGGCAGCCACAGGCTTCCATAAAGATACCAGATATAGCATTATGCTTGACCTTGTTGATGTTTATGAAGATCTTAACAGTAATGGTGAAAGTGCTCCTGTGAAGACAAGAACCGATGGTTTAGAAAATCAATACATTGCAGATCCTACCAATTTCAATGTTAATCTTCCATTTATAAAGTATGAAGATCCTATAGAAATCTTTAAGAATAAAGATCCACGTTTCCATGCAAGTATACTTTATAACGGAAGTAAGTTTAGAGATACTGAAATATTGATACAAGCAGGATTGATTGATCAGAATGGTGGTATACATGTATATACAAATGATAATTTCCCTGGAAAAGATGGAAAATCATACTGGTCGTTAGGAACTGAATCAGGTGCACAGGCTACAGGATTTTTCGGGATGGATAACTCAGACAACACAAATTACACTACAACTGGCTTTACAATCAGAAAATTCTTAACAGATGGACCGGCTCCATTATCAAGAGAAAATGGAAGCTCTACTGTACCATGGATTGATTTCAGACTGGCTGAGATTTATCTGAACTATGCGGAAGCTGTTGTGGAAAGTGGTCAGGGTAATGCAGCAAAAGCAGAGCAATATTTAAATGATATACGTCACCGTGCCGGATTACCAAACAATGTGGCATTAACACTTGAGAATGTGAAGAAAGAACGTAGAGTTGAGCTTGCATTTGAGAATCACAGAATGTGGGATTTAGTTAGATGGAGAGAATTTCATACTATATTCCCTAATAGCAATAAAAGGCATGCATTACTTCCAATTTTGGATTTAAGAGAAGAACAACCAAAGTATATCTTCGTTCGTGCAAACTGGATTCATGATGAAAGAGGTGGAGGTCAGACATTTAACCCTTCAAGCTATTATCAGTCAATTCCAAATACAAATATTAACAAGTTGGTTCCCAATAATTTTTAA
- a CDS encoding DUF3823 domain-containing protein, whose protein sequence is MNNKLILLSVLLCFFTSCEIDNYEEPNAEVHGYFYDSKDGKTLIGTDIIDGNSIGVYEQGFASEARQTWYVDNTGEYLNKRVFAATYRVEFINTNFYPYEGDQMWTVKKGKNERDFKVTPYIRINDASITYDATTDQIIAKCKLEAGGDDITLNQIRLFVFTDKWVGNRINSGIQGAAVINGGGQPIDPTKEYTLTINRKDNPDFFKYSRNYYFRIGARGQGPSKYGTIRHNYSPLVVIKI, encoded by the coding sequence ATGAATAATAAATTAATACTGTTGTCTGTGTTGTTATGCTTTTTTACATCTTGCGAGATAGACAACTATGAAGAGCCAAACGCAGAAGTTCATGGTTACTTTTATGATTCAAAGGATGGTAAAACATTGATAGGTACTGATATTATTGATGGTAATTCAATTGGAGTATATGAGCAAGGATTCGCCAGTGAAGCAAGGCAAACATGGTATGTTGATAATACAGGAGAATATCTGAATAAGAGAGTATTTGCAGCAACTTATAGGGTTGAGTTTATCAATACTAACTTTTATCCTTATGAAGGGGATCAAATGTGGACTGTCAAGAAAGGAAAAAACGAACGTGATTTCAAAGTAACACCATATATCCGCATAAATGATGCATCTATTACCTATGATGCAACTACTGATCAGATTATTGCAAAATGTAAACTTGAGGCTGGAGGTGATGATATAACTCTGAACCAGATAAGACTGTTTGTATTTACTGATAAATGGGTTGGAAATCGTATTAACAGTGGTATTCAAGGAGCTGCAGTTATAAATGGTGGTGGCCAGCCTATCGACCCTACAAAAGAGTATACATTAACTATTAACCGTAAGGATAATCCGGATTTCTTTAAATATTCAAGGAACTACTATTTCAGAATAGGAGCTCGTGGCCAGGGGCCAAGTAAATATGGTACAATCAGGCATAATTACTCTCCTTTGGTTGTAATTAAAATATAA